The proteins below come from a single Candidatus Omnitrophota bacterium genomic window:
- the atpH gene encoding ATP synthase F1 subunit delta, with amino-acid sequence MSSRRSNDPFGDPQGHPESTERMRRMSDRAVARRYADGFLAFAKDTIGTKKGLEEIISFGEILNKNPELSKFLENPEITCAEKSGFVDAAFKPLLSIETREFIKLIIEKRRSEEAVDIADEAKILYRREMGIEKAVIKSAKPLPQDIVRMIKDRLEGKFEKKLEFEIVIDPGLLGGVQATVGNIVIDGSVKRKLYELKEYLMESKVE; translated from the coding sequence ATGAGCTCGAGAAGGTCAAATGACCCGTTCGGAGACCCTCAGGGTCATCCTGAGTCGACTGAAAGGATGCGAAGGATGAGCGACAGGGCCGTCGCGAGAAGATATGCCGATGGGTTCCTCGCCTTCGCCAAGGATACGATAGGGACGAAAAAAGGCCTTGAGGAGATAATCTCATTCGGGGAGATCCTGAACAAGAACCCGGAACTTTCGAAATTCCTTGAGAACCCTGAGATAACCTGCGCGGAGAAATCCGGATTCGTGGATGCTGCCTTCAAGCCCCTCCTCTCTATTGAGACGAGGGAATTCATAAAATTGATAATCGAGAAACGCCGCAGCGAGGAAGCGGTCGATATCGCCGACGAGGCGAAGATACTCTATCGCCGCGAGATGGGGATAGAGAAGGCCGTAATAAAAAGCGCGAAGCCGCTGCCGCAGGATATCGTCCGGATGATCAAAGACAGGCTCGAGGGCAAATTCGAGAAAAAACTTGAATTTGAAATAGTGATAGACCCCGGCCTCCTCGGCGGGGTGCAGGCGACCGTAGGCAACATCGTTATAGACGGATCGGTGAAGAGGAAACTTTACGAATTAAAGGAATATCTAATGGAGAGCAAGGTAGAATAA
- the atpG gene encoding ATP synthase F1 subunit gamma, with product MILSLRQIKRRIKSVESTKKITRAMQMVSTAKFKRSEDMLYIGRPYYLKLDSILQKLIASLRPEELGTHPLLEDRAKKKNLAVCVITSDSGLCSVYNNNIIRVTEDFIAQHGKEKVKLVAIGRKGFAYFAKRGINIVKSYIGLHGRYSPEIADEIADALTGMFLSGEADEVYITHTHFGAAMRYHTRVRKFLNIVPTPPGAGTAEPRERAAREGEIEFIAEPSMEKILKDLIPRYLSVKTRLILLDAFTSEHSARMMAMQTATDNAVELIDSLTMLRNKARQASITGEVLQVATTAEALKG from the coding sequence ATGATACTATCACTTAGGCAGATAAAAAGAAGGATAAAAAGCGTCGAGAGCACGAAGAAGATAACGCGCGCGATGCAGATGGTCTCTACGGCTAAATTCAAGCGAAGCGAGGATATGCTCTATATCGGAAGGCCCTATTACCTGAAACTCGATTCGATACTCCAGAAGCTCATCGCAAGCCTTAGGCCCGAGGAACTGGGGACGCATCCCCTCCTCGAGGATAGGGCCAAGAAGAAAAATCTCGCGGTCTGCGTGATCACCTCGGACAGCGGGCTATGCAGCGTATATAATAACAACATCATCCGCGTCACGGAAGATTTCATAGCGCAGCACGGCAAGGAAAAGGTAAAACTTGTCGCCATCGGGCGCAAGGGTTTCGCGTATTTCGCCAAGCGCGGCATAAATATCGTAAAGAGTTACATCGGGCTCCATGGCCGCTATTCGCCCGAAATCGCCGACGAGATAGCGGACGCCCTCACCGGGATGTTCCTGAGCGGGGAGGCCGATGAAGTGTATATTACGCACACGCATTTCGGGGCGGCGATGAGGTACCACACGAGGGTAAGGAAATTCCTCAACATCGTCCCTACTCCTCCGGGCGCCGGGACGGCGGAACCGAGGGAGCGCGCCGCAAGGGAAGGCGAGATAGAGTTTATCGCCGAACCGAGCATGGAAAAAATATTAAAAGACCTTATACCAAGATATCTTTCAGTCAAGACAAGGCTGATACTGCTCGACGCGTTCACTTCCGAGCATTCGGCAAGGATGATGGCCATGCAGACGGCGACTGATAACGCGGTCGAGTTGATCGACAGCCTTACCATGCTGAGGAACAAGGCGCGGCAGGCCTCTATAACAGGTGAAGTGCTCCAGGTCGCGACAACGGCCGAAGCTTTGAAAGGATAA